The DNA segment TGAAGATGGCGATCAATTTTCGTCTTTATTTACGCGCATAGATGGCATTGATGCAGTGCGTTTTATTTGCGCGGAGAGCAACCTCGGCTACGGTCAAGCACATAATCGCTGCATCCATCAAGGCAGTGATTTCCATTTATTTATGAATCCTGATGTGTATTTGGATGCGCAAGCACTCGCCAAGGGATTGGACTATTTACAACAACACGATGAAGTCGGCATGGTGACGCCGTTTGCCGTCAACGATCAGAAAACACCACTATTTTTGAGCAAACGCTACCCAACTGTATTGGATTTCACCTTGCGCGGTTTTGCTCCCACCCAGCTAAAGAAACTGTTTCAGCAACGCTTAGCACGCTATGAAATGCATAAGGAGTATTTGTCAGAGCATCCCTACCAATCGGTAGAAATTGCTAGTGGCTGCTGCATGCTGATACGAACCAACTTACTGCAAAAACTCAACGGGTTTTCCTCTGCTTATTTTTTATATTTCGAAGATTTTGATTTGTCCGTTCGTTTGCGAGAGCACGCAAAAATTGCTTTTGTCCCGGCGATGAAAATTATCCACGATGGAGGCCACGCGTCGCGCAAGGGTTGGTGGCATATCAAACAATTCGCCCGTGCTGGCTACATATTTTTCACACAACACGGTTGGCGCTGGTTTTAACACCGCTACTTATTAACTACCTTCATTACCAAACTAGGATTCTTGGCATCACCAAAAGAAAAAACTTGTTCGCAAGTGTGGTACGGATTGTCGCGACAAAAGAAATTTAATGCGCCAGCGTTATCCACCAAATACTGAATCCCACGCTCATGGATATATTCTGGTTGCTTCTTTTGCCAATGTGCACGCATAGAGCGCACATCCACCACTCCATCCAAATTGATAACTTTGCGATGCACCAAGTAACTCAGCACGCCCGAGTTCATCGAGCCTATCACCGCATCTGACGATGTATTGGCATCCAGCCACTGCGCTACGGTGATATGCGTTGAACGCCCTGTGACTACACCTCGCAATCGACTGGGCGAAAAGCTGAACAACACCTGAGCCGTGCATACCACCACCAATACAACAGGCACTGCATAGCTCAGCCTTTTTTTACCCAAGCTCTGCCAATGCGCGAGCCACGCTGTTGCCACGCTGGCCAACAACAGCAACAACACCAAACCCACGGGAATGTAATACCAAGTGCGCACAAAACTGCGAAATGCCGCGTGATAACAAAAAACTACCAATACCGCGATGCAAAATACTGCTACAGCCTTGAGCTCATTTGGTACACGCACGCTGCGCCAAAACCATAACAAACAGCCTGCCATTAACAATAAAAATCCAGTAGCTCCCCACGCCGCATTGCCAACTGGCGCAATAAATAAACGTGAAAAAAACTCCAACTTGCC comes from the Pseudomonadales bacterium genome and includes:
- a CDS encoding glycosyltransferase family 2 protein, encoding MAYNDAMNDTQQTPIHLSISVVLFRNNRDELLRFRQCLTDSVRQLRNQHTVARIALVVVDNAASEDGDQFSSLFTRIDGIDAVRFICAESNLGYGQAHNRCIHQGSDFHLFMNPDVYLDAQALAKGLDYLQQHDEVGMVTPFAVNDQKTPLFLSKRYPTVLDFTLRGFAPTQLKKLFQQRLARYEMHKEYLSEHPYQSVEIASGCCMLIRTNLLQKLNGFSSAYFLYFEDFDLSVRLREHAKIAFVPAMKIIHDGGHASRKGWWHIKQFARAGYIFFTQHGWRWF